A window of the Acidimicrobiales bacterium genome harbors these coding sequences:
- the nuoD gene encoding NADH dehydrogenase (quinone) subunit D codes for MSTQERPGIVETSEGAQELRPRRMTAPAELAREEGAFLRLPEGVELDRGDMNVEVTDDETMIINMGPQHPSTHGVLRLMLELEGETVIRSKSVIGYLHTGMEKTQEDLMYIQGSTNVTRMDYLANFFNECVFSMCVETLLEVEVPERATWIRMLLMELNRASSHLLFMATNGMDLGAISMMLYGWRERELILSFFERTTGLRMNYNYIRPGGVAADLPPGWRDEVLAICDAIPPRLDEYDTLLTGQPIFQERTQGVGVVTTEQALALSATGPILRSTGFDWDLRRDMPYLFYDQLDFDVVVGTYGDTFDRYAIRLNEIRESLKLVRQIADRLPPGDYRTQDKKLTPPPRGRIDESMEALIHHFKLFTEGFKVPAGEVYVAIEAPRGELGGYLVADGSAKPYRFHMRDPSFANLQTLPVMLKGGFVADAVACISSVDPVMGGVDR; via the coding sequence GTGAGCACGCAGGAGCGGCCCGGGATCGTCGAGACGTCGGAAGGGGCGCAGGAGCTCCGGCCCCGCAGGATGACGGCGCCGGCCGAGCTGGCGCGCGAGGAGGGCGCGTTCCTGCGGCTGCCCGAGGGAGTGGAGCTGGACCGCGGCGACATGAACGTCGAGGTCACCGACGACGAGACGATGATCATCAACATGGGGCCCCAGCACCCCAGCACCCACGGCGTGCTGCGCCTGATGCTGGAGCTGGAGGGCGAGACCGTCATCCGCTCCAAGTCGGTGATCGGCTACCTCCACACCGGCATGGAGAAGACCCAGGAAGACCTGATGTACATCCAGGGTTCGACCAACGTCACCCGGATGGACTACCTGGCCAACTTCTTCAACGAGTGCGTCTTCTCGATGTGCGTGGAGACGCTGCTCGAGGTGGAGGTCCCCGAACGGGCCACGTGGATCCGCATGCTGCTCATGGAGCTCAACCGGGCGTCGTCGCACCTGTTGTTCATGGCCACCAACGGCATGGACCTGGGCGCCATCTCGATGATGCTCTACGGCTGGCGAGAGCGCGAGCTGATCCTGTCGTTCTTCGAGCGCACCACCGGGCTGCGGATGAACTACAACTACATCCGCCCGGGCGGGGTCGCCGCCGACCTCCCGCCCGGCTGGCGCGACGAGGTCCTCGCCATCTGCGACGCCATCCCCCCCCGGCTGGACGAGTACGACACGCTCCTCACCGGCCAGCCCATCTTCCAGGAGCGCACCCAGGGCGTCGGCGTCGTCACCACCGAGCAGGCCCTCGCCCTGTCGGCCACCGGTCCCATCCTCCGGTCCACCGGCTTCGACTGGGACCTGCGCCGGGACATGCCCTACCTGTTCTACGACCAGCTCGACTTCGACGTGGTCGTGGGCACCTACGGCGACACGTTCGACCGCTACGCCATCCGCCTCAACGAGATCCGGGAGTCGCTGAAGCTGGTGCGCCAGATCGCCGACCGCCTGCCGCCGGGCGACTACCGCACGCAGGACAAGAAGCTGACGCCGCCGCCCCGCGGGCGCATCGACGAGTCGATGGAGGCGCTCATCCACCACTTCAAGCTGTTCACCGAGGGCTTCAAGGTTCCCGCCGGCGAGGTGTACGTCGCCATCGAGGCGCCCCGCGGCGAGCTGGGCGGCTACCTCGTGGCCGACGGGTCGGCCAAGCCCTACCGCTTCCACATGCGCGACCCCAGCTTCGCCAACCTCCAGACTCTGCCGGTGATGCTCAAGGGCGGGTTCGTGGCCGACGCCGTCGCCTGCATCTCGTCGGTCGACCCGGTCATGGGCGGGGTGGACCGCTGA
- a CDS encoding NADH-quinone oxidoreductase subunit C: MSGPGPAEGVADDQPPAPPPPPEEVHGAPVTRSRGQKVLHPSREKYVALVEALGEDGFDVCLDVCAVDYLAAPARPLPDGVAPERFEVVVNLLSTTRKERARVRVQVPEADPVVPSLFPVHPGTEAFEREVFDLMGIRFDGHPDLTRILMPEDWEGHPLRKDYATGRVPVQFKAAAPSR; encoded by the coding sequence GTGAGCGGCCCGGGCCCGGCGGAGGGCGTCGCCGACGACCAGCCGCCGGCACCTCCCCCGCCGCCCGAGGAGGTGCACGGGGCGCCCGTTACCCGGTCGCGCGGCCAGAAGGTGCTGCATCCGTCGAGGGAGAAGTACGTCGCCCTGGTGGAGGCGCTCGGGGAGGACGGGTTCGACGTCTGCCTGGACGTCTGCGCCGTGGACTACCTGGCCGCTCCGGCCCGCCCGCTCCCCGACGGCGTCGCCCCCGAGCGCTTCGAGGTGGTGGTGAACCTGCTGTCCACCACCCGCAAGGAGCGGGCCCGGGTGCGCGTCCAGGTGCCGGAGGCCGACCCGGTGGTCCCCTCGCTGTTCCCGGTCCACCCGGGCACCGAGGCGTTCGAGCGGGAGGTGTTCGACCTCATGGGCATCCGCTTCGACGGCCACCCGGACCTCACGCGCATCCTCATGCCCGAGGACTGGGAGGGCCACCCGCTCCGCAAGGACTACGCGACGGGGCGCGTCCCCGTCCAGTTCAAGGCGGCGGCGCCGTCCCGATGA
- a CDS encoding NADH-quinone oxidoreductase subunit B family protein, with protein sequence MAGGLESLNHNFLTGRVEDVVRWARRNSVWPASFGLACCAIEMMATGASHFDISRFGMEVFRGSPRQADLMIVAGRVSQKMAPVLRQVYDQMMEPKWVISMGVCASSGGMFNNYAIVQGVDQVVPVDVYTPGCPPGPETLLHGILTLHEKIRTGEILRRRDATGAGAGLVLEPRRVAVGTPR encoded by the coding sequence ATGGCAGGAGGGCTCGAGAGCCTCAACCACAACTTCCTCACCGGTCGGGTCGAGGACGTGGTGAGGTGGGCCCGGCGGAACAGCGTGTGGCCGGCCTCGTTCGGCCTGGCGTGCTGCGCCATCGAGATGATGGCCACCGGCGCGTCCCACTTCGACATCAGCCGCTTCGGCATGGAGGTCTTCCGCGGGTCGCCCCGCCAGGCCGACCTGATGATCGTCGCCGGCCGGGTGTCCCAGAAGATGGCCCCCGTGCTCCGCCAGGTCTACGACCAGATGATGGAACCGAAGTGGGTCATCTCCATGGGCGTGTGCGCGTCGAGCGGCGGCATGTTCAACAACTACGCCATCGTGCAGGGCGTGGACCAGGTCGTGCCCGTGGACGTCTACACGCCCGGCTGCCCTCCCGGGCCCGAGACGCTGCTGCACGGCATCCTGACCCTGCACGAGAAGATCCGCACGGGCGAGATCCTGCGCCGCCGGGACGCCACCGGCGCCGGCGCCGGCCTGGTCCTCGAGCCCCGGCGGGTGGCCGTGGGGACGCCCCGGTGA
- the ndhC gene encoding NADH-quinone oxidoreductase subunit A, with amino-acid sequence MSEYLPILTLMVLATLFAGLSFVASRLLGPRKPTAAKAAPYESGILPRSEPAERFPVRFYLIAMIFIIFDIEIVFLYPWAVVFRRLELFGLVEMLVFALAVFVSFVYLLSNGALDWGPSAAKSSGARTTESTVRRVGRQREAA; translated from the coding sequence TTGAGCGAGTACCTGCCCATCCTGACGCTGATGGTGCTGGCCACGCTCTTCGCCGGCCTGTCGTTCGTCGCCTCCCGGCTGCTCGGGCCGCGCAAGCCCACGGCGGCCAAGGCGGCGCCCTACGAGTCGGGGATCCTGCCCCGCAGCGAGCCGGCGGAGCGCTTCCCGGTGCGCTTCTACCTGATCGCCATGATCTTCATCATCTTCGACATCGAGATCGTGTTCCTCTACCCGTGGGCGGTGGTGTTCCGCCGCCTCGAGCTGTTCGGCCTCGTCGAGATGCTCGTCTTCGCCCTCGCCGTGTTCGTGTCGTTCGTGTACCTGCTGAGCAACGGCGCCCTCGACTGGGGCCCGTCGGCCGCCAAGAGCAGCGGCGCACGCACCACCGAGTCGACGGTGCGGCGGGTCGGGCGCCAGCGGGAGGCGGCCTAG
- a CDS encoding cytochrome c, translating into MTHLLALNNFQKAGVATAVLLVLGWLAYLAGYLRKEDTPPPGAEMELAPNRRPYFDDEGLEGPRLDRALMWGLILMVITAVGLPLYWAREPSRQEGAERGFDHRAAGRGLVLFQPAGSPIPEGNIGHFGCGGCHGAQGQGGVANYVMADPIDPEKPPREVKWAAPPLDTVLLRYSKDELKSVLVYGRANTPMPAWGIEGGGPMNDQQITDLIAYIDSIQLDPEEVRARNLNEFGTDGAKLFDGFCSRCHTEGWSIGEPGVPGGGAYGPSLTAGATLRQFPDREMHVEFITEGAEYAEPYGIRGLGGDEGGGMPGFGRMLTKEQIEAIVDYERGL; encoded by the coding sequence GTGACGCACCTCCTCGCCCTCAACAACTTCCAGAAGGCCGGCGTCGCCACCGCCGTCCTGCTCGTCCTCGGCTGGCTGGCGTACCTGGCCGGCTACCTCCGCAAGGAGGACACGCCGCCGCCGGGCGCCGAGATGGAGCTGGCGCCCAACCGGCGCCCGTACTTCGACGACGAGGGGCTCGAGGGCCCGCGTCTCGACCGGGCCCTCATGTGGGGCCTGATCCTCATGGTCATCACGGCCGTCGGCCTCCCCCTGTACTGGGCCCGCGAGCCCAGCCGCCAGGAGGGCGCCGAGCGGGGCTTCGACCACCGGGCCGCCGGTCGCGGCCTCGTCCTCTTCCAGCCCGCCGGCTCGCCCATCCCCGAGGGCAACATCGGCCACTTCGGCTGCGGGGGCTGCCACGGCGCCCAGGGCCAGGGCGGCGTCGCCAACTACGTCATGGCCGACCCGATCGACCCCGAGAAGCCGCCCCGCGAGGTGAAGTGGGCGGCCCCGCCGCTCGACACCGTCCTCCTGCGCTACTCCAAGGACGAGCTCAAGTCGGTGCTCGTCTACGGGCGGGCCAACACCCCCATGCCGGCCTGGGGCATCGAGGGCGGCGGTCCGATGAACGACCAGCAGATCACCGATCTCATCGCCTACATCGACAGCATCCAGCTCGACCCCGAGGAGGTCCGGGCCAGGAACCTCAACGAGTTCGGCACCGACGGCGCCAAGCTGTTCGACGGGTTCTGCTCCCGCTGCCACACCGAGGGCTGGTCCATCGGCGAACCCGGCGTCCCCGGTGGCGGCGCCTACGGGCCCAGCCTCACCGCCGGTGCGACCCTGCGCCAGTTCCCCGACCGCGAGATGCACGTGGAGTTCATCACCGAGGGTGCCGAGTACGCCGAGCCCTACGGCATCCGCGGCCTCGGCGGCGACGAGGGAGGCGGCATGCCGGGGTTCGGCAGGATGCTCACCAAGGAGCAGATCGAGGCCATCGTGGACTACGAGCGGGGCCTGTGA